Proteins from one Bacteroides mediterraneensis genomic window:
- a CDS encoding MBOAT family protein, producing MSFISLEFVLLLLLCFTLYHLVREKGRKRILLAASGVFIGYFNLVFLVTALVVSLFTYGAAIRIERACEKGRGSRLIYWSSISFLVLCWIGFRYAHQLTGNSGIVFPLGMSFYTFQAIGYLTEVYWEEEKAERNLMDFLLYMLLFMKFLSGPIERSADLLPQVRRLSPASYSMMTYGLKLIVVGLVKKLVLADHIAPYIDGVFDSMHTASGVQLLMACLLYPIELYADFSGYTDMAIGTGMLFGLKLSPNFAHPFAAQTTAEFWRRWHISLSSWVRDYLFLPLSSFTRRWGQGGVAASLMVTFIALGIWHGAGWTFAVYGFIQGLVIVWELRTEKIRNKVRKHVGERLFATLSIVRTYLIFAVSLVFFKAQSVSDAFYFLRNISFQTHASWKEINIGMSDHICIVAGSAWLLILLYDYFMSKGDLHLRLENQPAFVRWTVYYLIVFAVFAYGKFGTENFIYLQF from the coding sequence ATGTCATTCATTTCCCTTGAATTTGTCCTGCTGCTCCTGCTCTGTTTCACCTTATACCATTTGGTCCGTGAGAAAGGGCGGAAGCGGATTCTGCTTGCGGCCAGTGGGGTTTTCATCGGCTACTTCAATCTCGTATTTCTTGTCACGGCACTGGTCGTAAGTCTTTTCACCTACGGTGCGGCGATACGGATTGAGCGGGCCTGTGAAAAAGGAAGGGGCTCCCGCTTGATTTACTGGAGCAGTATCTCCTTTCTCGTCCTCTGCTGGATTGGGTTCCGCTATGCCCACCAGTTGACCGGAAACTCCGGCATTGTTTTCCCGTTGGGCATGTCGTTCTACACCTTTCAGGCCATCGGCTACTTGACGGAAGTCTATTGGGAGGAAGAAAAGGCGGAGCGGAATCTGATGGATTTCCTGCTTTATATGCTCCTGTTCATGAAGTTCCTGTCGGGCCCGATTGAACGGTCGGCCGATTTGCTCCCGCAAGTCCGAAGACTCTCCCCTGCCTCCTATTCCATGATGACCTACGGCCTGAAGCTGATTGTGGTAGGACTGGTGAAGAAGCTGGTGCTTGCCGACCATATAGCGCCCTACATTGACGGTGTGTTCGATTCGATGCATACCGCCTCAGGTGTACAACTGCTTATGGCTTGCTTGCTCTATCCCATCGAACTGTATGCCGACTTCTCCGGCTACACGGACATGGCGATTGGAACAGGCATGTTGTTTGGGTTGAAACTGTCACCCAACTTCGCGCATCCCTTTGCCGCCCAGACCACGGCTGAGTTCTGGCGCCGCTGGCATATCTCTCTTTCCTCCTGGGTGCGGGATTACCTTTTTCTTCCTTTGTCATCGTTTACCCGCCGTTGGGGACAAGGAGGTGTGGCGGCAAGCCTCATGGTGACCTTCATCGCGTTGGGTATATGGCACGGCGCGGGATGGACATTTGCCGTCTATGGATTCATTCAGGGGCTTGTGATTGTGTGGGAACTGAGGACGGAGAAAATACGGAACAAGGTAAGGAAACACGTCGGGGAACGGCTGTTCGCCACGCTTTCGATTGTCCGCACCTACCTCATTTTTGCCGTATCGCTGGTGTTCTTCAAGGCACAGTCTGTTTCAGACGCGTTCTATTTCCTGCGGAACATCTCTTTTCAGACTCATGCGAGCTGGAAAGAAATCAATATCGGCATGTCCGACCACATCTGCATCGTAGCTGGCAGTGCCTGGTTGCTGATACTGCTTTATGACTATTTTATGTCCAAAGGCGACTTGCACCTGCGTTTAGAGAACCAGCCTGCCTTCGTCCGTTGGACCGTGTATTATTTAATTGTGTTTGCCGTGTTTGCTTATGGCAAGTTCGGCACGGAAAACTTCATATATCTGCAATTCTGA
- a CDS encoding histidine kinase — protein sequence MEKIPETITDAPIRKRAAFLRLVRKSLWFALPFWALMALYVYDDPFMVLRKYDLYDSDVMLNEHHVGWQIYRNHKDSVHFNSFILGNSSTMAFRCAEWEKYLAPGDRAIRLFGNGESLKAISLKLHALEKEGAEIKNVLLVLNRTSLSRISPLSGYSNALPAAVSGDSPFVVQMEFMQAFAMPDFLFPYLKYRITGRVDPDMKQMNPYGRIRDSRNNDSFNPREKMIEQEGEAYWRNRKQEFPERKGIAVVEEPVLFQRQRVLLEEIRKVLRRHDTSVRVIISPDYNQKELHPDDRAFLQSIFGKENVYDFSGINEFTEDYHHYYESGHYRPLLGNKLLERVYNTHHSG from the coding sequence ATGGAAAAAATACCGGAAACTATTACGGACGCACCCATCCGTAAACGCGCTGCTTTCCTGCGTCTCGTCCGAAAGTCGCTGTGGTTTGCCCTCCCATTCTGGGCTTTGATGGCCCTTTACGTGTATGATGATCCTTTCATGGTCCTCCGCAAATACGACCTGTATGATTCGGATGTCATGCTGAACGAACATCATGTGGGTTGGCAAATATACCGGAACCATAAGGACAGCGTGCATTTCAATTCTTTTATTTTGGGTAATTCATCTACCATGGCTTTCCGTTGTGCGGAGTGGGAAAAATATCTTGCTCCCGGCGACCGTGCCATCCGTCTTTTCGGGAATGGAGAGAGTTTGAAGGCGATAAGTCTCAAGCTTCATGCCCTCGAGAAAGAAGGGGCAGAAATAAAGAATGTGCTGCTGGTTCTTAACCGTACCTCGCTTTCACGTATTAGCCCTTTGAGCGGTTACAGCAACGCACTTCCGGCTGCTGTATCGGGAGATAGTCCGTTTGTCGTGCAGATGGAATTCATGCAGGCATTCGCGATGCCGGACTTTTTGTTCCCTTATCTGAAATATAGAATCACAGGACGTGTGGACCCAGACATGAAGCAGATGAATCCTTATGGAAGGATACGTGATTCGCGGAACAATGATTCGTTCAATCCACGTGAGAAGATGATTGAGCAGGAAGGTGAGGCATACTGGAGAAACCGTAAACAGGAGTTTCCTGAACGGAAGGGTATTGCTGTGGTAGAAGAGCCTGTCCTGTTTCAGCGGCAACGTGTGCTGTTGGAGGAAATCAGGAAAGTCCTGCGCCGTCACGACACCTCGGTACGTGTCATCATCAGTCCGGATTATAACCAGAAAGAACTGCATCCGGACGACAGAGCATTCTTGCAAAGCATTTTCGGGAAAGAAAATGTGTATGATTTCAGTGGCATAAACGAATTTACAGAAGATTACCACCACTATTATGAATCAGGGCACTATCGTCCCTTGTTGGGCAACAAGCTGCTGGAAAGGGTTTATAATACGCATCATTCGGGTTGA
- a CDS encoding MATE family efflux transporter, protein MAKETKTDILLDLIRDGRPMTLRQQLRLTVELSVPAIIAQLSSIIMQYIDAAMVGRIGAEASASIGLVSTTTWLFWGLCTAAATGFSVQVAHKVGAGDLKGARMILLQSLAGTLAFSLLLAVLGAGISSALPAWLGGDVSIRRDASLYFFIFSIFLPVLQMIFLAGGMLRCSGNMRIPSLLGVIMCVLDVVFNFFLIFPTRGCSVAGVQFILPGAGLGVSGAALGTAAAETVAAGVLLWYLLTRSEKLKYHSREDKFRLKAETFRKAFRIGFPMGIEHVVICGAQILTTVIVAPLGVFAIAANSFAITAESLCYMPGYGIADAATTLVGQSIGAGRKKLTRSFAHITVLMGMAIMGVMGILMYLFAPQIIGMMTPVEEIRMLGVMALRIEAFAEPMFAASIVAYGVFVGAADTLVPCLMNFFSIWAVRLTLAAWLAPTLGLQGVWIAMCVELCFRGCIFLVRLKRGKWLKFHKIQNRG, encoded by the coding sequence AAAGGAAACGAAAACCGACATATTGCTTGACCTTATCCGCGACGGCCGTCCGATGACCTTGCGGCAACAGCTGCGTCTGACCGTAGAACTCAGCGTTCCGGCCATTATTGCACAGTTGTCTTCCATTATCATGCAGTATATCGATGCGGCCATGGTGGGGCGTATCGGCGCAGAGGCATCCGCTTCCATCGGACTGGTATCGACCACCACATGGCTTTTCTGGGGACTCTGCACGGCCGCCGCCACCGGATTCTCCGTACAGGTGGCCCACAAAGTCGGAGCAGGCGACCTGAAGGGAGCACGCATGATTCTGCTGCAGTCACTTGCCGGCACACTGGCCTTCAGTCTGCTGCTGGCCGTATTGGGTGCGGGTATCAGTTCTGCGCTGCCGGCATGGCTGGGAGGTGATGTTTCCATCCGTCGGGATGCTTCCCTTTATTTTTTCATATTTTCCATTTTCCTGCCTGTCCTGCAAATGATTTTTCTGGCAGGCGGCATGCTGCGGTGTAGTGGAAATATGCGCATCCCCAGCCTGCTGGGTGTCATCATGTGCGTACTGGATGTGGTATTCAACTTCTTTCTGATTTTCCCGACACGCGGATGCAGTGTGGCAGGCGTGCAGTTCATCCTGCCGGGAGCCGGACTTGGCGTGAGCGGTGCTGCGCTGGGTACGGCTGCCGCAGAGACGGTTGCCGCCGGTGTGTTGCTGTGGTATCTCCTGACACGTTCAGAGAAACTGAAATACCACAGCCGGGAAGACAAGTTCCGACTGAAAGCCGAAACCTTCAGGAAAGCATTCCGTATCGGTTTTCCGATGGGAATAGAACATGTGGTCATTTGCGGTGCCCAGATTCTGACGACGGTCATCGTTGCGCCGCTCGGCGTTTTTGCCATTGCTGCCAATTCTTTTGCCATTACGGCTGAGAGCCTCTGCTATATGCCCGGCTACGGAATTGCCGATGCGGCCACCACGCTTGTAGGCCAGAGTATCGGAGCCGGCCGGAAGAAGCTGACCCGTAGTTTTGCCCATATTACCGTACTGATGGGGATGGCTATCATGGGCGTAATGGGTATCCTCATGTATCTGTTTGCCCCTCAGATTATCGGAATGATGACCCCTGTGGAGGAAATCCGTATGTTGGGGGTGATGGCATTACGCATCGAGGCCTTTGCCGAGCCCATGTTTGCAGCCTCTATTGTCGCTTACGGGGTCTTTGTCGGAGCTGCCGACACACTTGTACCATGTCTGATGAATTTCTTCAGCATTTGGGCCGTACGTCTGACCTTAGCTGCCTGGCTCGCTCCAACCTTAGGTCTGCAAGGCGTATGGATTGCCATGTGTGTAGAGTTGTGTTTTCGTGGATGCATCTTCCTTGTACGTTTGAAACGTGGGAAATGGCTGAAATTCCATAAGATACAAAATCGGGGATAG
- a CDS encoding aldo/keto reductase, translating to MKRNLYVKLNNEYIKKNKPSIVLGTWSWGTGVAGGDQIFGNHLGEKELRLVFEEAMKNGLNLWDSAVVYGMGASETMLSIFTREYPRNEVLVSTKFTLQIANEKAENPVAEDIPMYYFGFSAQIKSVIDRFYAINGRIKGAPKKTAFLMAYANSAYKDAEAMRVHYATLAGYLGWRDMGSVIAPGVWTAGSIRNTTYGDEAYQLGKSL from the coding sequence ATGAAAAGGAACTTGTACGTTAAACTTAATAATGAATATATTAAGAAGAATAAACCGTCAATTGTACTGGGAACCTGGTCGTGGGGCACAGGGGTAGCCGGTGGTGACCAGATCTTTGGGAATCATCTCGGAGAGAAAGAACTGCGTCTGGTCTTTGAGGAAGCGATGAAGAACGGGCTGAATCTGTGGGATTCGGCTGTAGTCTATGGCATGGGAGCATCAGAAACCATGCTTTCCATCTTTACCCGTGAGTATCCGCGTAATGAGGTGCTTGTCTCCACCAAGTTTACGCTCCAGATTGCGAATGAGAAGGCTGAAAATCCCGTGGCAGAGGATATTCCGATGTATTATTTCGGATTCTCTGCACAAATCAAGAGTGTCATAGACAGATTCTACGCCATTAATGGGCGAATAAAAGGGGCTCCCAAAAAGACGGCCTTCCTGATGGCGTATGCCAATAGCGCGTACAAAGATGCTGAAGCCATGCGAGTTCATTACGCTACCTTGGCAGGTTATCTTGGCTGGAGAGATATGGGGTCGGTCATAGCACCAGGTGTATGGACTGCCGGTTCCATAAGAAACACAACATACGGAGATGAAGCCTATCAGCTCGGTAAAAGTTTGTAA
- a CDS encoding retropepsin-like aspartic protease, producing MKKMSLLSVCLLCLLSLSAWAEVTPVDTIPFELGADNRLYVTVYINGQDDRPLRFLLDTGATDVVLNSNSPRTEGLAAFTESVENEGANSVETIPSTAPSQVVRMGSRAISGLELIDIPYPPDAWDGVLGLSYLRNFDVRIDYRRKSIFLYELGDGQKAASDKAVRLKMDYRLGVPVVPVGVRVGGVDYQVSVEVDTGSDRVFDLNTPFVRRNSLLGTQKPFAISRIAGTVKEGGELQNVYFDWVTLGDALTLPRIPGAFSTVMAGVQASEAMDGVLGNNFLQRFNQLYDFKNNFLYLEVNDRLYTPFYDFLVR from the coding sequence ATGAAAAAAATGTCTTTGCTGAGTGTATGCCTTCTCTGTTTGCTGAGCCTGTCGGCTTGGGCAGAAGTAACTCCGGTCGACACGATACCTTTCGAACTGGGTGCCGACAACCGCTTGTATGTGACAGTCTATATCAACGGGCAGGACGACCGTCCCCTGCGCTTCCTGCTGGATACGGGAGCAACGGACGTGGTGCTCAATTCCAATTCGCCGCGCACCGAAGGGCTGGCTGCCTTTACGGAAAGTGTGGAGAACGAGGGTGCCAATTCGGTGGAGACCATTCCTTCCACAGCCCCCTCTCAGGTGGTGAGGATGGGCAGCCGGGCCATTTCCGGCTTGGAACTGATAGATATTCCTTATCCACCCGATGCCTGGGACGGTGTGCTGGGACTGTCTTATCTGAGGAACTTTGATGTCCGTATCGATTATCGGCGGAAATCCATCTTCCTGTATGAATTGGGCGACGGGCAGAAGGCGGCATCGGACAAGGCTGTCAGGCTGAAGATGGACTATCGTCTTGGAGTGCCGGTCGTTCCGGTCGGCGTGCGTGTCGGCGGAGTGGATTATCAGGTATCGGTAGAGGTAGACACGGGTTCCGACCGTGTGTTCGACCTCAATACACCTTTCGTCCGTCGCAACAGCCTGCTGGGCACGCAGAAACCATTTGCCATCTCGCGCATAGCCGGTACGGTGAAGGAGGGCGGTGAACTTCAGAACGTGTACTTCGATTGGGTGACACTGGGAGATGCACTGACTTTGCCCCGCATACCCGGTGCTTTTTCTACAGTGATGGCAGGGGTGCAGGCCAGTGAGGCGATGGACGGCGTGTTAGGCAACAATTTCCTGCAACGCTTCAACCAGCTTTATGACTTCAAGAACAACTTCCTTTATTTGGAGGTGAACGACCGGCTTTATACTCCTTTCTATGACTTTTTGGTTCGTTGA
- a CDS encoding acyl carrier protein has protein sequence METKELLETLNGIFRKVLKRDNITLTESTTAHDVEGWDSLTNMVLLTEIEKKFGVRFTFREIVKLKNVGDLCHTILNKAK, from the coding sequence ATGGAAACGAAAGAATTATTGGAAACCCTGAACGGAATATTCAGAAAAGTATTGAAGAGAGACAACATCACCTTGACCGAAAGCACCACGGCCCACGACGTGGAGGGATGGGATTCGCTGACCAACATGGTACTGCTCACCGAGATTGAGAAAAAGTTCGGCGTGCGTTTCACGTTTCGTGAGATAGTGAAACTGAAAAACGTGGGCGATCTGTGCCATACTATCCTGAATAAGGCCAAATAA